A region of the Chryseobacterium cucumeris genome:
AACTGCTTCCCTCCCATTTCAAAATATTGTTTCTGATAGAATACGGTACACCCGATTTCTTCTTCCAGATAATCTTTCATCCAAAGATCATGATTTCCGACAAAGAAATAAATATGAATTCCTCTGTCTTTCAATTCTGCAATTTTCCCGAGCACCCGGACATATCCTTTGGGAATGACATGCTTCCATTCGTGCCAGAAGTCAAAAAGATCACCCATTAAAAACAAAACCTGCGCATCTTCCTTGATCTCATCCATCCAGCGTATAAATCTCTCTTCCCGCACCTTGCTTTCCTTTGGTGTAGGGGCACCAAAATGCTGATCCGAAGCGAAATATACTTTTTTTCCAGGTTCTAAATTAATTGTTGTTTTTAACACCTTCTGAGTTTTGTGAAAAATTATTGATTATCTTCTGCAACCCATTCTCCATAAGAGTTTTCTGTCTCATGAAGTTTAAGATAGGCTAAAGAAATTCCTTCGGGAAGTCTCGATTTGATTTTAGCAGCAATGGCATACAACATGTTTTCACAGGTTGGCTGGAAGCTGCAATAGATTACTTTATGTCCTTTCTGTTCAAGGTCATCTCCCAGTTCTTTGTGTGGAGACAGCGCATTGACAAGAACCGCATGGTCCCATACATCTACGATTTCAGATTTTACGATACTTTTGATATCTCCGAAATCTACCACCATTCCATTTTTAGGATTTTCAATATCATTAATCGGTTTTCCTTTCACTGTTACAAACAGTTTATAGGAGTGCCCATGCATATTTTTACACTTCCCATCGTAGTTGTAAAGCACGTGAGCCGTTTCGAATGTAAAAATTTTTGTAATACGTATCATAGTACAAAGATAGGATAAAACAGCTTAATAGAGAAAAGACTGTTTCTATTACAACGATTTTAAAATATTCTTTTTAGAAAAAACCTGAAAATAATATTGTTGAAATAGAAAGTTTCATGGAGATGTTTGTTTGATGTTTCCCTAGTAAAAACAGCGGTCGTTTTATTCTATTACATTACAGGAAAAATTATTCATTATATTCTGGTTTTAATTGACCGGTTTGAAAGCCTAATTCTCTCAAATAATCAAGTCCGTTTTGTATTTCCATTGAATTGAAACCGGACCATCCTTTTTTTAACCCCATTACAATTAACTGCCTGATGTATTTAGGCTTATTGAGATTTATCTCATCTTCTGAACCTGTGATTTTATTCATCAGTTTCACACCTGATTTTAAAGGCTGCCCCATTACATAATCCTCGACAGTCATAAATTTGATGATTAGAGGGGTTTGCTTTTGTCCGTTTAAAAATACTTTTACAGTCAAAGTATTAGTTTTAGTTTCAGAGTGATATTGATCAGAAACCAAATACAAGTATTCTATAGTATTGACAGTTATTTTTCTTAACTTATTTTTCATTACCTCGTTCTTCTACCCAGATATTTCAGACATTATCTTATCGTTTTTTCAAACTTGTTAATAATGGTATACGCTTTATCTTTTACAACAATATCATAATTTCCTTTATCCAGGATTAAAAAACGACTGTCTTGGGAAGTATTGAGTTCAATGATATCCGCAGGAACACCTTCCTTTTCAAATTCACCTTTTCTGTAAGCTAAAACCAGGGCCGGATAATTTGAAATTTTAGAAGAAGGAATTTTGTAAAACTTCCTGTTTTTACTCAACATCCAATGCGGCCTTCCGTTGATGTATTTAGTAACAGGATGAATGATTTTAATATCAGTATACAACTCCTTGTCTTCTCCATTGTATATTCCCTTATTTTCATCTTTCAAAACAACAGGGATGGTATTATTTATCAATCTTAAAAGCGGTTCATTATA
Encoded here:
- a CDS encoding 6-pyruvoyl trahydropterin synthase family protein, which produces MIRITKIFTFETAHVLYNYDGKCKNMHGHSYKLFVTVKGKPINDIENPKNGMVVDFGDIKSIVKSEIVDVWDHAVLVNALSPHKELGDDLEQKGHKVIYCSFQPTCENMLYAIAAKIKSRLPEGISLAYLKLHETENSYGEWVAEDNQ